Below is a window of Desmonostoc muscorum LEGE 12446 DNA.
TCGTCCTCATCAAGAAGAATTGACGCAATTGCTTGCAAAGTTATCGGGTTGCCGAGAAGTTAGTGTCAAAGTTTTTTGGGATACCGAGGCAGAAATTCAGGGACTATTGGCAGAACACCCAAATCTCAAAACCGAAAGGGATAAGCTAGTGGGTCAACCCCTGAGTATGGAGCGGGTAATCCAAATAGGGCAAACCATCGAACAGGGAATGAGCGATCGCAAGCAAAGCATCATAGATGTATTTCAAAGCACGCTCAACTCCATTGCGATCGAGGTGGTGGAAAATACTCCCCAAATGGACACAATGATCTACAATTCAGCCTACCTAATTCCTTGGGAAGCAGAATCACAATTTAGCGAACACGTTGAAGCACTCGATCGTCAATTTGAAAACCGTTTGCGAATTCGTTACAACAATTTCACTGCCCCGTATAACTTTGCTCGTCTTCGATTATCCACTTCCAACTGATTAATTCCTCTAGCTGTGAATAGCAATAAAAATTGAAAATAAAAAATTATTGAAACTTTTAATTTTTTAGCAATTAAATGTTTCTCTACTTTTTTTAAGAGGATGTTTGAAAAGTCCTCTCATCGGTAGCAAAACGTTCTAGATTCCCCTAAATCTCCCTTGTAAAGCTACGGTGTACGCACAAGTTATGGAATCACTACCAGACATTGAATTACCCCTCCCTAACCCTCCCCTTGTAAAGGGGAGGGAACTATATTTTCCGGTTTCCCCCCTTTCCAAGGGGGGATTAAGGGGGGTAATTAAGGGAGGTTAGGGAGGATCTAAAAGTGCCCAAAATCACAGTGAAATACTTTTCAAACAACCTCTAAGTAAAATCAATGGACGACATATTTAAAGGATTTGAACACCTATTAGAAATTGCCAAAGCTTTAGAAGAAAAAGTAGAGAAAGGGGAGTTAAAAACTTCTATTCAAATTCGATCTCATAATCTCAGTAGTATTCCCCGGCAAGGCAATATTCCGAGAACAAGGAGTTCCAGCCGAGTCAGATCCAATTCCACCGATGCAGCTACACCAATGGATGATGTTGATGTCACCCCCCCATCAGCTCGGACGAACTCAAAAGCTTCTTGGCAAGGTATCGGGGGCTTGGCTGATGTTCTCCAAGAAATCAGAGAGTTAGTTGAAATTCCACTTAAACGTCCAGATTTATTGGTGAAATTAGGGTTAGAGCCTCCGCGTGGGGTTTTGCTCGTTGGCCCGCCCGGTACAGGAAAAACTTTAACAGCCCGTGTTTTGGCAGAAGAGTTAGAGTTAAACTACATTGCCATCAATGGCCCAGAGGTGATGAGCAAGTATTACGGGGAAGCAGAGGCTCGTTTACGAAGCATTTTTGAGAAAGCAACTCGTTCTGCTCCCTGCCTAATATTTATTGATGAAATTGACAGCCTTGCTCCAGATCGCAGCCAAGTGGAAGGTGAAGTTGAAAAAAGACTAGTGGCGCAGTTGCTTGGGTTAATGGATGGGTTTGCTAAAACCGAGGGCGTACTTGTATTAGCAGCAACAAATCGTCCCGATCATCTCGATCCGGCCCTGCGTCGTCCGGGACGCTTCGATCGCGAAGTTCAGTTTCGGGTTCCCGATCGCGATGGACGATTGGAAATTCTGACGATTTTGACAAGTGCTATGCCCTTGGAGACTTCGGTTAATTTAGCAGCGATCGCCGATTTGGCTGTCGGTTTTGTGGGTGCCGATATCAAAGCACTTTGTCAAAAAGCAGCCTACATTGCCCTTCGTCGTCAAGTCCCCTCCCTCAACAGTCCTGTTCCTGAGAACATGACTATCATGCAGCAGGATTTTCTCGAAGCAATTAAGGAGATAAAACCCTCAGTTCTCAGGGATGTAGCAATTGAAGCACCAAATGTAAGTTGGGATGATATTGGTGGTTTGGATGATGTGAAACAAAAACTTCAAGAATCTGTAGAGGGCGCACTTCTATATCCCGAACTATACGAGCAAACCAAAGCCAAGCCTCCCCGTGGGATTCTGTTGTGGGGGCCACCGGGAACGGGAAAAACATTACTTGCAAAAGCGATCGCTTCCCAGGCTAGAGCCAACTTTATTGCTGTGAATGGCCCGGAATTACTCAGCCGATGGGTAGGTGCGGCAGAACAGGCAGTCAGAGAACTCTTTCGCAAAGCTCGGCAAGCAGCTCCTTGCGTTGTGTTTATAGATGAAATTGACACCCTAGCACCAGCACGGGGACGATTCACTGGTGATTCTGGAGTTAGCGATCGCGTTGTCGGTCAATTGCTCACCGAATTAGATGGGTTGCATGAATGCCCGAAAGTACTCTTAGTAGGAGCAACCAATCGTCCAGAAACGCTCGATCCTGCCTTGCTCAGAGCCGGAAGATTGGACTTACAAATAAAAATCGATCTACCAGATCGAGCCAGCCGATTAGCGATTTTACGAGTTCACAATCTAGATCGTCCCCTGGTTGATGTCGATTTAGAAACTTGGGCGACAGTTACCGAAGGTTGGAATGGCGCAGACTTGGCTTTATTGAGCAATCAAGCTGCTTTAAGCGCCATTCGTCGATACCGCGCCCAAGGATTGACTGACTCCAGCTTGATTCAGATTACAAATGATGATTTCCAAGTTACATACCAAATGCTAGCTAACCAGCATCAATCTGAATAGAGGGCAGGAGGCAGGAGGACTCCTGCCTCATCCCAGCTACAAATATTTACGCCGTTTTACTTATGTCAATATACGTTTATGCTCTTCTAGTCCCGACCGCATCACCCCTTGTTCTACCCTTCGGGATGGAAAGGAATATTCAACTAGTTTACTCTTCTGGTTTAGGCGCGATCGTAGAGCCGGAAATTTCACTGGAGGCAATACAAGCAACGGATGAGCGTTTACTTCAAGCTGTATTAAACCACGATCGCGTAATTCGAGAACTTTTTCAACAAACTCCTCTTCTTCCCCTACGCTTTGGGAGGGGTTTTACCTCGCAAGAAACACTGCTGAATCATTTAGAAAAGCACCAAGAGCAATATCTAGAAGCCCTAACTCAGCTAGCAGACAAAGTTGAGTACACTTTAAAAATGACACCCTGTTCTTTACTTGACGATTCTGAAACTATTGATGCTAGGGGAAAAGCCTATTTATTAGCGAAAAAACAACGCTACCAAACACAGCAAGCATTTCAAACACAACAATGCCAACAGTGGGAACTCTTGAACGAGTTAATTCTCAAAACATATACAAATGTTATCTGTGAAACTCGACAGCCAGATGTGCGGCAAATCCACTTTTTGGCACAGCGTAACGATTCAACGCTCAGTACGCAGCTATTTTCCCTCTGGCAGGTACAATGCTCGCACTGGCAATTAGCACTGAGCGAACCTCTACCACCCTATCATTTTCTAAAAAATACTCTCATATAAATTCATAAAAAATAATATTTAAAACTTTCCCAGAAAGAATAAAGACGATCTAATTTTTTATTTAATTTTTTTATTTTCTTATATTTATCTTATATTTTTGGGAACACTAAACCCAGGAAGAATAAAACACATTGTGTAAGTTTTACCTACTGCTCAATCAGAGCAAGATTAAATCAATAATTAGAGTTGTGAGAGGAAAAGAAAATGGCTGTTGAAAAAGTTAACTCATCTTCAAGTCTGGCTGAAGTTATTGACCGGATTTTAGACAAAGGAATTGTAGTTGATGCTTGGGTACGTGTTTCTTTAGTTGGTATTGAACTGCTATCAATAGAAGCTCGGATTGTGATTGCTTCAGTTGAAACTTACTTAAGATATGCCGAGGCAGTTGGTTTAACATCTCAGGCTGCTGTTCCATCTGCTGCTTAACACCACATTAGAAAAAGGGAGTCTTCATGGCTCCTAAGCTGATGCGCGTCTAAAGTATATAAACACTCTTGATGGTCGTTGACAGATGACTATTGACGGTTAACAATCATCTGTCATCAGTCATCAGGGAAATGTACAAATTAAATGCGTAACAGCTTATTTAATATAGGACTCATATTTGATTTTTGAACAAAACTCAGTACACCTTTATTCCTTCTTCCCAGTCCCCAGTCCCCAGTCCCCTACCTCTACGAGTAATTCAAAAATCAAATCGGATTGCTATATTTCTAGTTAACAAAATAGGAGATTTCAGCTGATGGCTCTCAATAATTTATGGGAACAAGAGCGATTGCAGCGATTGCAAATAACTGCTGAACGCCGTCAAAAAGTTAACCAGTGGAAACAGCTAACTCAACAAGAATTTCAGCGGCAAGCAGATGTGCTTCATCAAGAATTGAGCAGTTTTGTTAGCACACTTGACAACAACAGAAAGTTACAACAGCAGCAATTTCAGCAAGAGATTGTAGACCGGCAATTGGAAATATTGCAAATAAAAACAGATGTCTGGCAACGCCAGCAAGAATACCGCCAACAGCGGGCAGCAAAAGCTCAGGCATTATTCCAAAACTTGCAAAATTTCCGGGAAATCTTGCATAACAGTGTTTGGGGCGATTACAGTCATGAACAAGCAGTTTCCCCGACTCCTGCTAAAGAAGAAAAATTAGTTGCAACAGTTCCAAAATGGTCAATCTCCCGTTCTGCAATTAAAGCCAATGGTTTTCGTCCTTCCGCCAATACCATGACTAAGAAAGTGCCTGCCTTGAATGCAGATACTGTTAAATCTAAAGTGCAGCAATACATTCAGCAAGCTGAAGGAGCTACTCTGATAGAAATTGAAGAAGTCATAGGCTTAAGCCGGGTGCAAACGATAGATGTCCTGCGCTCCTTGATCAAGCAAGGCGTACTAGAACAACGCGATCGCCAATACTTTATTCGGTAACAAGCAATTTCTTGACAAACTTAATTCCAGCTCATTTTGTGTATTTGCAGACTAGCGGGCGATCGCTTGTGTCTTTCGTCTTCAGCAGGCATAGTACACAATCGATAAGCATTAAAGCTGGTCTATGCTTTGTAGTATTCAACATTTCCATCTTTTTCAGGTCTGTATTGACAAGCAATTTGCTCAGTAGATGTAATATGCCAAAAAGTTAACCTATTGATAATTAGAAAAAGAGCTTAAATCTTTGTTCAAGTTTCCGGCTTTTAACTTTAAAAATATCCAGATTGGAAAGGGATATAACAAGTTTGGGTAGCTCAATTAAGGTTTTGAACTGTGCTATTGGCAATTGCACGATGAAGTTAGTAAGCTGGATTGTTTGAGGAATTCTAATGTAAATGCAAAACTCAAGATATATAAGGAGGTGCGATCTATTGTGAATCAATTGATCAACCAACTTCAAACTAAATTATTTACAGGCAGGCTGAATCTTGAAGCAAGAGATGGGCCGACTTGGACGCTATATTTTCGTTTAGGAAGATTAATTTGGCAGGCTGGCGGTTCTAATGCCGATGAGCGATGGCGACGACACTTGTTGCGGTACTGTTCTAATCTGGATGTGACACAGTTGGAGCAGCTTGTCTCTCCCCAGGAAAATTATCGAGAGTATTCTATTCTTGTTAAATTGCGAGAACAAAAATTAATCGAACAACAACAACTTGTTAGCCTGATTACAAGCTCAATAGCTGAAGTCCTGTTTGATATAATGCAGTACATTGAAGCCAAAAGAAATGGCGACAATCCAGCAGGACAGTTGTCACATACTACCGTTGTTGGTGAAGTTCCTGGGGTTCTCCTAGCTGTAATACCAACAGAGGAAGTCTTGAAAAAGGCTACACAAGCATGGCAAGAATGGCGAGATGCAGGACTGGCAACCTACTCGCCCAATTTGTTTCCGATCATTCAACAAATTGAGCTACTTCAAGGACAAGCATCCTCTAAACAGATTATTGCTTTAGTTGATGGCACAAAAACTTTACGAGGTCTAGGGCAAAAAAGCGGTCGGGATGTCTTAGCTTTGACTCGGTTATTGATGACATTGGTAAAAACAGGGGCGATCGCTTTTTCACCCACCCCAAAACTCAGGCAGGTTGGGATTAGTCAAGAAACTGGCAACCCGTCCAGTGCAGTTAATAATTCCAATTCTTCACTAAAGACAGAAGAGGACACTGTTATACAAGTTGCACCCAATTTCAACAAAGTTGCTCCAGCAGCAACTGGCAAAGAAATTGTCAGCCCATCCAGTGCAGTTAATAATTTCAATTCT
It encodes the following:
- a CDS encoding response regulator — translated: MNQLINQLQTKLFTGRLNLEARDGPTWTLYFRLGRLIWQAGGSNADERWRRHLLRYCSNLDVTQLEQLVSPQENYREYSILVKLREQKLIEQQQLVSLITSSIAEVLFDIMQYIEAKRNGDNPAGQLSHTTVVGEVPGVLLAVIPTEEVLKKATQAWQEWRDAGLATYSPNLFPIIQQIELLQGQASSKQIIALVDGTKTLRGLGQKSGRDVLALTRLLMTLVKTGAIAFSPTPKLRQVGISQETGNPSSAVNNSNSSLKTEEDTVIQVAPNFNKVAPAATGKEIVSPSSAVNNFNSSLKKEENTVIQVGPPAASKAIIDVSRPLVACVDDSPTICRSLEEILTHQGYRFVGIQESLTAVLKLIKSKPDFIFLDLLMPKVNGYEICSQIRKTPSLKDVPVVILTGKDGIVDRMRAKLVGATDFLGKPVEAEKVLNVLHKYLSV
- a CDS encoding gas vesicle protein GvpC, whose translation is MALNNLWEQERLQRLQITAERRQKVNQWKQLTQQEFQRQADVLHQELSSFVSTLDNNRKLQQQQFQQEIVDRQLEILQIKTDVWQRQQEYRQQRAAKAQALFQNLQNFREILHNSVWGDYSHEQAVSPTPAKEEKLVATVPKWSISRSAIKANGFRPSANTMTKKVPALNADTVKSKVQQYIQQAEGATLIEIEEVIGLSRVQTIDVLRSLIKQGVLEQRDRQYFIR
- a CDS encoding GvpL/GvpF family gas vesicle protein, with the translated sequence MSYGFYIYGILTLPAPQNLNLEGLDRQPVQIKILDDFAVIYSEAQQERYLASRRNLLSHEKVLEEIMQAGDRYLLPVQFGLLVSSWETVSQQLIRPHQEELTQLLAKLSGCREVSVKVFWDTEAEIQGLLAEHPNLKTERDKLVGQPLSMERVIQIGQTIEQGMSDRKQSIIDVFQSTLNSIAIEVVENTPQMDTMIYNSAYLIPWEAESQFSEHVEALDRQFENRLRIRYNNFTAPYNFARLRLSTSN
- a CDS encoding GvpL/GvpF family gas vesicle protein translates to MSIYVYALLVPTASPLVLPFGMERNIQLVYSSGLGAIVEPEISLEAIQATDERLLQAVLNHDRVIRELFQQTPLLPLRFGRGFTSQETLLNHLEKHQEQYLEALTQLADKVEYTLKMTPCSLLDDSETIDARGKAYLLAKKQRYQTQQAFQTQQCQQWELLNELILKTYTNVICETRQPDVRQIHFLAQRNDSTLSTQLFSLWQVQCSHWQLALSEPLPPYHFLKNTLI
- the gvpA gene encoding gas vesicle structural protein GvpA, with translation MAVEKVNSSSSLAEVIDRILDKGIVVDAWVRVSLVGIELLSIEARIVIASVETYLRYAEAVGLTSQAAVPSAA
- a CDS encoding AAA family ATPase translates to MDDIFKGFEHLLEIAKALEEKVEKGELKTSIQIRSHNLSSIPRQGNIPRTRSSSRVRSNSTDAATPMDDVDVTPPSARTNSKASWQGIGGLADVLQEIRELVEIPLKRPDLLVKLGLEPPRGVLLVGPPGTGKTLTARVLAEELELNYIAINGPEVMSKYYGEAEARLRSIFEKATRSAPCLIFIDEIDSLAPDRSQVEGEVEKRLVAQLLGLMDGFAKTEGVLVLAATNRPDHLDPALRRPGRFDREVQFRVPDRDGRLEILTILTSAMPLETSVNLAAIADLAVGFVGADIKALCQKAAYIALRRQVPSLNSPVPENMTIMQQDFLEAIKEIKPSVLRDVAIEAPNVSWDDIGGLDDVKQKLQESVEGALLYPELYEQTKAKPPRGILLWGPPGTGKTLLAKAIASQARANFIAVNGPELLSRWVGAAEQAVRELFRKARQAAPCVVFIDEIDTLAPARGRFTGDSGVSDRVVGQLLTELDGLHECPKVLLVGATNRPETLDPALLRAGRLDLQIKIDLPDRASRLAILRVHNLDRPLVDVDLETWATVTEGWNGADLALLSNQAALSAIRRYRAQGLTDSSLIQITNDDFQVTYQMLANQHQSE